One Jeotgalibaca porci genomic region harbors:
- the trpS gene encoding tryptophan--tRNA ligase, which produces MLTIGNYIGAIKNFVALQDDYDCTYCIVNQHAITVPQDPKELKERTRGLAALYIACGVDPEKSTIFVQSEVPAHAQAAWIVQCNTYIGELERMTQFKDKSTKQDAVSAGLLTYPPLMVADIILYDADLVPVGEDQKQHLELTRDFVQRFNNRYEGDLIMPEPLIPEAGGRIMSLQDPTSKMSKSDQNKKGFISMLDDPSIIRKKIKSAKTDSSGVIEYDKENKPGISNLLTIFANFSGKSIQELEAEFADSGYGHFKEKLADAVVSVLEPIQERYYKLMESGELDAILDEGAQRANAYANSTLNRIETAIGLQR; this is translated from the coding sequence ATGTTAACAATCGGAAACTATATCGGTGCGATCAAAAATTTTGTCGCTTTACAAGATGACTATGACTGTACTTACTGTATCGTTAACCAGCATGCAATTACTGTCCCACAAGATCCAAAAGAATTAAAAGAACGGACACGCGGCTTGGCGGCTTTGTATATCGCTTGCGGCGTTGATCCGGAGAAATCAACAATCTTTGTGCAATCAGAAGTTCCTGCGCACGCGCAAGCAGCTTGGATTGTACAATGTAATACGTACATCGGCGAATTGGAGCGCATGACGCAATTCAAAGACAAGTCGACTAAACAAGATGCTGTTTCAGCTGGTTTACTGACTTACCCGCCTTTGATGGTTGCGGACATCATTCTTTATGATGCAGATCTCGTACCAGTTGGCGAAGACCAAAAACAACATCTCGAATTAACACGTGACTTCGTACAGCGTTTCAACAATCGCTACGAGGGTGACCTCATAATGCCGGAACCACTAATTCCTGAAGCGGGCGGCCGTATCATGAGTCTTCAAGACCCTACCAGTAAAATGAGTAAGTCTGACCAAAACAAAAAAGGGTTTATTTCAATGTTGGATGATCCAAGCATTATCCGTAAAAAAATCAAGAGTGCCAAAACAGATTCAAGTGGCGTGATTGAATATGACAAGGAAAACAAACCGGGTATCTCTAATCTATTGACAATTTTTGCGAACTTCAGTGGCAAATCAATTCAAGAATTGGAAGCAGAATTTGCGGACAGTGGCTACGGTCATTTCAAAGAAAAACTTGCAGATGCTGTTGTTTCCGTTCTTGAACCAATTCAAGAGCGCTACTACAAGTTGATGGAATCTGGTGAATTGGATGCGATTTTAGACGAAGGTGCTCAGCGCGCAAATGCGTATGCGAACAGTACTTTGAACCGTATTGAAACTGCCATCGGTTTACAACGTTAA
- the spxA gene encoding transcriptional regulator SpxA, which produces MVTLYTSPSCTSCRKARAWLEENNIPYTERNIFSEPLSRIEIKEILKMTEEGTEEIISTRSKAFQEMNVDLDDLPLNNLFTLIQENPGLLRRPIILDDKRLQVGYNEDEIRRFLPREVRAIELKKAQELANFY; this is translated from the coding sequence ATGGTTACTCTATATACTTCACCAAGCTGTACTTCTTGCCGTAAAGCGCGGGCGTGGCTGGAAGAAAATAATATTCCTTACACGGAACGCAACATTTTCTCAGAACCTTTATCTCGGATCGAGATTAAAGAAATTCTGAAAATGACTGAAGAAGGTACAGAGGAAATCATCTCCACACGATCAAAAGCATTCCAAGAAATGAATGTGGATCTCGATGATTTACCATTGAACAACTTATTCACGCTCATTCAAGAAAATCCTGGTCTTTTACGTCGTCCAATTATTTTAGATGACAAGAGACTTCAAGTGGGATACAACGAAGATGAAATTCGTCGCTTCCTACCTAGAGAAGTACGTGCAATTGAGCTTAAAAAAGCCCAAGAGCTTGCTAACTTCTATTAA